One segment of Pasteurella skyensis DNA contains the following:
- the hda gene encoding DnaA regulatory inactivator Hda → MILQLPLPIHQVDGETLENFYAQNNFVLLDSLRQNLTTVTQPFFYIWGSESCGKSHLLKAINNHVLIQQRNASYIPLEKSHYFSPVVLENADLLDVICLDDIHLIAGKEEWEETLFDLFNRIREQHSSSTQTRKTLLVISANCPPNQLAIKLPDLRSRLNWGEVYQLEHLTDEQKCEILQQRAYQKGLELSNEVASFLLKRLDRRLSSLINTLEILDQASLQAQRKLTVPFVKEVLGL, encoded by the coding sequence ATGATTTTACAGTTACCACTTCCAATCCATCAAGTCGATGGTGAGACCTTAGAAAATTTTTATGCACAAAATAATTTTGTGCTATTAGATTCTTTGCGCCAAAATCTTACCACTGTCACGCAGCCCTTTTTCTATATTTGGGGAAGTGAAAGTTGTGGCAAAAGTCATTTACTTAAAGCAATAAATAACCACGTTCTAATACAACAACGTAATGCAAGTTATATTCCCCTTGAAAAGTCCCATTACTTTTCTCCTGTAGTATTAGAAAATGCAGATTTACTTGATGTAATTTGTTTAGATGACATTCACTTAATTGCAGGTAAGGAAGAGTGGGAAGAAACATTGTTTGATTTGTTTAATCGCATTCGTGAACAACATTCTAGCTCAACACAAACTCGTAAAACATTACTGGTTATTAGTGCAAACTGTCCACCTAATCAATTAGCAATAAAATTACCCGATTTACGTTCCCGCCTAAATTGGGGTGAGGTTTATCAACTGGAACATTTAACCGATGAGCAAAAATGTGAAATTTTACAACAACGTGCTTATCAAAAAGGTCTCGAGCTCTCAAATGAAGTGGCTAGCTTCCTACTCAAGCGCTTAGATCGTCGCTTAAGTTCACTGATTAATACCTTAGAAATATTAGATCAAGCGTCATTACAAGCACAGCGAAAATTGACAGTCCCTTTCGTCAAAGAAGTGCTCGGTCTTTAG
- a CDS encoding extracellular solute-binding protein: MSGVVLLGTTNIVYAKDDVVHLYTWTEYVPDGLLDNFTKETGIKVELSTLESNETMYAKLKLQAQEGGYDVIAPSNYFISKMAKEGMLEELDHSKLPVIEDLNPDWLNKPYDEGNKYSLPQLLGAPGIAFNTDTYQGSQFTSWADLWKSEFKNKVQMLDDVREVFNIALLKIGADPNTQDPKVIKQAYEELLKLRPNILSFNSDNPANAFISGEIEVGQLWNGSVRIAKKEEASLDMVYPKEGPVLWVDTLAIPKGAKNVEAAHKLINYLLSAKVAKELTLAIGYPTSNIKALAMLPKEITEDPAIYPPAEVLNNSYWQDDIGDAIEIYEKYYQELKAAQ, translated from the coding sequence ATGTCAGGAGTTGTATTATTAGGTACAACAAATATAGTTTATGCTAAAGATGATGTTGTACATCTTTATACGTGGACAGAGTATGTACCAGATGGATTGTTAGATAATTTTACCAAAGAAACTGGTATTAAAGTTGAACTTTCAACCCTTGAGTCTAATGAAACGATGTATGCAAAGTTAAAGTTACAAGCTCAAGAAGGTGGTTATGATGTGATTGCACCAAGTAATTACTTCATCTCAAAAATGGCAAAGGAAGGGATGCTTGAAGAGTTAGATCATAGTAAGTTACCTGTTATTGAGGATCTTAATCCAGATTGGTTAAATAAACCTTATGATGAAGGTAATAAGTATTCACTACCTCAATTACTCGGCGCTCCAGGTATTGCCTTTAATACCGATACTTATCAAGGTAGTCAATTCACCTCGTGGGCAGATTTATGGAAGTCTGAATTTAAAAATAAAGTTCAGATGTTAGATGATGTTCGTGAAGTGTTTAATATTGCATTACTCAAGATTGGCGCAGATCCAAATACACAAGATCCAAAGGTAATTAAGCAGGCGTATGAAGAGTTGTTAAAATTACGCCCAAATATTTTATCTTTTAATTCAGATAACCCTGCAAACGCATTTATTTCAGGTGAAATTGAAGTAGGACAGTTATGGAATGGATCTGTACGTATTGCGAAAAAAGAGGAAGCATCTTTGGATATGGTTTATCCAAAAGAAGGTCCTGTTTTATGGGTCGATACTTTAGCCATTCCGAAAGGTGCAAAAAATGTTGAGGCGGCACACAAACTAATAAATTATTTATTAAGTGCCAAAGTAGCTAAAGAATTAACATTAGCCATTGGTTATCCAACCTCAAATATAAAAGCCTTAGCAATGCTACCAAAAGAAATAACAGAAGATCCTGCTATTTATCCACCTGCTGAGGTGCTAAACAACAGCTATTGGCAAGATGATATTGGTGATGCAATAGAGATTTATGAAAAGTATTACCAAGAGTTAAAGGCTGCTCAATAA
- a CDS encoding DMT family transporter yields MLYLLAAAFLWGTSFIAGKYAEALASPEIIVLFRWFIALPFIAHIAIPSIRKLTKPLLYKVIGVSFLINSIFLLQFIGLEYTTASNAATMIGFEPLLVILAGHYFFNQPTNKKQILLSLIALVGIALVMGVPDLSNDNFIGCFIVFSSTVVIAITLQQSKVLIDKVPKGSFTALTLFFAALWCIPCSLLLVDDWQITPSISGIASVLYLGIGCTLLASWLWNIGLSKTAANLGGIFLALEPIFGVFFAIILLNERPDLYASIGIILVIFSVLYSLKESQSIDKSTK; encoded by the coding sequence ATGCTTTACCTACTTGCTGCCGCATTTTTATGGGGAACATCTTTTATTGCGGGAAAATATGCTGAAGCATTAGCCTCTCCTGAGATTATAGTGCTATTTAGATGGTTTATTGCACTGCCTTTTATTGCTCATATTGCGATCCCTAGTATCAGAAAATTAACTAAACCACTGCTATATAAAGTCATTGGAGTATCATTTTTAATTAATTCTATCTTTCTATTACAATTTATTGGATTAGAATATACGACAGCGTCAAATGCAGCAACAATGATAGGTTTTGAGCCTCTTCTTGTTATTCTTGCAGGACACTATTTTTTCAATCAACCCACCAATAAAAAACAAATACTATTATCTCTTATTGCTTTAGTGGGAATCGCTTTGGTAATGGGAGTTCCTGATTTAAGTAATGATAATTTCATTGGTTGCTTTATTGTGTTTTCTTCTACAGTTGTAATTGCAATTACTTTGCAACAATCAAAAGTCCTCATCGATAAAGTACCTAAAGGCAGCTTTACCGCCTTAACCTTATTTTTTGCTGCACTGTGGTGTATTCCTTGTTCATTACTCCTTGTTGATGACTGGCAAATAACACCTTCTATTTCGGGGATAGCCTCTGTTTTGTATTTAGGTATTGGGTGTACACTATTAGCAAGTTGGCTGTGGAATATAGGATTATCAAAAACAGCGGCTAATCTTGGTGGCATATTTCTTGCTCTTGAACCTATTTTTGGTGTCTTTTTTGCTATTATTTTACTCAATGAGCGACCAGACCTCTATGCCAGCATTGGTATTATATTAGTTATTTTTTCAGTACTTTACTCTTTAAAA